The following proteins are co-located in the Sporosarcina pasteurii genome:
- a CDS encoding thioesterase family protein, whose amino-acid sequence MKISTEIQVMNEDIDIFNHMNYKRYIEHLENERAEWFRSINIPFSAMVARNIAAVILKLEVEYVKEAQLGERLTIKTKPMKMGTKSFSLKQVIYNENNEVMTKSICTFVMFDTSTRNSIPVVEEIARHFHHSKIT is encoded by the coding sequence GTGAAAATCTCTACAGAAATTCAAGTAATGAATGAAGATATTGATATTTTCAATCATATGAACTACAAAAGGTATATTGAGCATTTGGAAAACGAGCGTGCGGAGTGGTTTCGCAGCATCAATATCCCTTTTTCTGCAATGGTAGCAAGGAATATTGCAGCGGTTATTTTGAAGTTAGAAGTTGAATATGTAAAAGAAGCTCAGCTAGGAGAACGTTTAACCATCAAAACGAAGCCAATGAAAATGGGGACGAAAAGTTTTTCATTAAAACAAGTCATTTATAATGAGAATAATGAAGTAATGACAAAATCCATCTGTACATTTGTAATGTTTGACACGTCAACAAGAAACAGCATCCCAGTTGTTGAAGAAATTGCTCGTCACTTCCATCATTCGAAGATTACATAA